Proteins from a genomic interval of Chroococcidiopsis thermalis PCC 7203:
- a CDS encoding ABC transporter permease: MAEKKRSLSYYLLAGFFGLFVLFLYGPMSAIFLLSLQGPEGQLTFPMRGFSFHWLKAVFEPQRVGNFVDGFGRSLWLGLIVMLITVVFSVMAGLAFRRKFFGSNLIFYLTISSLIVPSILVSLGIGILFSIVGLDNQWYSSALAGHLTWTLPFAFLIMLGIFGRFNPAYEEAARDLGASDTTTFWQIVFPLIASSVIGVGLLGFTLSYDEFTRTSLISGETNTLPLEIFGMTTNVTSPALYALGTLTTLFSFALIAIALVAINYLSRQQTR; this comes from the coding sequence ATGGCTGAAAAAAAACGATCGCTTTCTTACTATCTACTAGCAGGATTTTTCGGATTATTTGTCTTATTCCTTTACGGTCCGATGTCGGCTATTTTTCTCCTCTCGTTGCAGGGACCAGAAGGACAATTGACTTTTCCAATGCGGGGTTTTAGTTTTCATTGGCTCAAAGCAGTATTTGAACCGCAGCGGGTAGGAAATTTTGTCGATGGATTTGGGCGATCGCTTTGGCTAGGGTTAATTGTCATGCTAATTACAGTTGTCTTTAGTGTGATGGCAGGACTAGCATTTCGTCGGAAGTTTTTCGGCTCAAATCTGATTTTTTACCTGACAATTTCTAGCTTAATAGTCCCTAGCATTCTAGTCTCATTAGGAATTGGAATTTTGTTTAGTATAGTTGGGTTAGATAATCAGTGGTATTCTTCAGCACTTGCCGGACATTTAACCTGGACGCTACCTTTTGCCTTTTTAATTATGTTAGGAATATTTGGTCGGTTTAACCCTGCATATGAAGAAGCTGCCCGCGATTTAGGAGCGAGTGACACGACAACATTTTGGCAAATTGTCTTTCCTCTAATTGCCTCTAGCGTCATTGGTGTAGGGTTACTAGGATTTACACTTTCCTACGATGAGTTTACCCGCACATCATTAATTTCTGGAGAGACTAACACCTTGCCATTAGAAATTTTTGGTATGACAACAAACGTCACTTCTCCCGCACTCTATGCCCTGGGAACATTGACAACTTTATTTTCTTTTGCTTTGATTGCGATCGCATTAGTGGCAATTAATTACCTATCGCGACAGCAAACAAGATGA
- a CDS encoding ABC transporter permease: MNNSKTLRNYLLVAPQTLVFLLFLVLPIIAIAIVSFWNFNGFAMTPGFTLNNYLGIFSSRVYLSTYLNTFKFAFLVWLICLLISYPVAYFLAFHIKSPKWQTILFLICTVPFLTSNIIRMISWIPFLGREGLINQALMGLGITNQPVEIFLFSDFSVILAMVHLYCLFMVAPIFNSMMRIDRSLVTASEDLGSSPFQIQKEIILPLSASGIAIGSIFVVTLVMGEFATMRIMSGGKSSSVGYLIKNQLDSLQYPLAAANAVVLLIVTLIIVFAILRVVDIRKEL, encoded by the coding sequence ATGAACAACTCAAAAACTTTACGCAATTATTTGTTGGTAGCTCCACAAACATTGGTTTTTCTACTATTTTTGGTGTTGCCAATTATCGCGATCGCAATTGTCAGTTTTTGGAATTTTAATGGCTTTGCGATGACCCCAGGATTTACTTTAAATAACTACTTGGGAATTTTTAGTTCGAGAGTTTACTTGTCAACTTATCTCAATACCTTTAAATTTGCTTTTCTCGTTTGGTTGATTTGCTTGTTGATTAGCTATCCAGTTGCTTACTTTTTGGCTTTTCACATTAAAAGTCCGAAATGGCAGACGATTTTATTTTTAATTTGTACTGTACCCTTTCTGACATCAAACATTATTCGGATGATTTCTTGGATTCCATTTTTAGGGAGAGAGGGATTAATTAATCAGGCATTAATGGGCTTAGGTATAACTAATCAGCCAGTGGAAATTTTTCTATTTTCTGATTTTTCTGTAATTCTGGCGATGGTGCATCTCTACTGTTTATTTATGGTTGCACCGATATTTAATAGCATGATGCGAATCGATCGCTCTTTGGTAACGGCATCTGAGGATTTAGGATCTTCTCCATTTCAAATTCAAAAAGAAATTATCCTGCCTTTATCTGCTTCGGGAATTGCGATCGGTTCGATTTTTGTGGTGACGTTGGTGATGGGAGAATTTGCCACGATGCGGATTATGAGTGGTGGTAAGTCTTCTTCTGTTGGCTATTTAATTAAGAACCAACTCGATAGCTTGCAGTATCCCCTAGCCGCAGCAAATGCAGTCGTGTTATTGATTGTTACGCTGATAATTGTATTTGCCATTTTGCGCGTAGTTGATATTCGCAAAGAATTGTAA
- a CDS encoding ABC transporter substrate-binding protein yields MGKISRRKLLKTGLAAGGTAIAAASCSNRSPTVITNKLQDVTLRLIGTGAAQINDIRVQAEKDLGFKIQMRALSTAENIQIAITQPKQYDIFDGEYFALPLVAPSGNLQPIDIRKIKEFDKITPIFTTGELYPGARVNTSQGTAPRKVMFLKGKDSTEFASEPTDWATMIPFQYNADTLGYRPDLVSKKIESWADLFDPQFKGKTSLLDIPSIGIMDAAMVMEATGQMKFGDKGNMTREELDKVTNLLIEQKQAGQFRAFWKTFDESVNLMSSGEVVLQSMWSPAVTAVRARGIPCVYAPLKEGYRGWGGGLGLSKNLSGIKLDAAYEYLNWMLDGWVGGFLSRQGYYSAAPQNARKFMKPEEWDFWYEGKPAAIDIIDPFGKKIESKGAVRDGGSFTERMGNVVCWNSFMQQQVYLVYKWTEFIVA; encoded by the coding sequence ATGGGAAAAATTAGTCGGCGCAAGTTGCTTAAAACAGGTTTGGCAGCAGGGGGAACTGCGATCGCGGCTGCTAGTTGTTCCAATCGCAGTCCAACAGTTATTACTAACAAACTTCAAGATGTAACGCTGCGATTAATTGGCACAGGTGCGGCACAAATTAACGATATTCGCGTCCAAGCAGAGAAAGATTTGGGTTTCAAAATTCAAATGCGGGCGTTGAGTACGGCAGAAAACATTCAAATTGCCATTACTCAACCCAAACAATACGATATTTTTGACGGTGAATATTTTGCCTTACCATTAGTTGCTCCTTCTGGTAATCTTCAGCCAATTGATATTAGGAAAATCAAAGAATTCGATAAAATTACGCCGATCTTCACGACTGGAGAATTATATCCAGGGGCAAGAGTCAATACCTCTCAAGGAACGGCTCCACGCAAAGTCATGTTTCTGAAAGGCAAGGATTCGACTGAATTTGCTTCAGAACCAACTGACTGGGCGACGATGATTCCATTTCAGTACAACGCCGATACGCTGGGATATCGTCCTGATTTAGTAAGCAAGAAAATCGAGTCTTGGGCAGATTTATTTGACCCACAATTTAAAGGCAAAACATCTCTGCTCGATATTCCTTCCATTGGCATTATGGATGCAGCAATGGTGATGGAAGCCACAGGACAGATGAAGTTTGGCGATAAAGGTAACATGACCAGAGAAGAACTCGACAAGGTGACTAACCTTTTAATCGAGCAAAAGCAAGCTGGGCAATTTCGTGCCTTTTGGAAGACCTTTGATGAGTCCGTCAACCTGATGTCATCTGGGGAAGTGGTGCTGCAATCGATGTGGTCGCCTGCGGTGACTGCTGTGAGAGCAAGGGGAATCCCTTGCGTTTATGCACCCTTGAAGGAAGGTTATCGCGGTTGGGGTGGCGGTTTGGGTTTGTCGAAGAATCTTTCGGGAATAAAACTAGACGCTGCTTACGAGTACCTCAACTGGATGTTAGACGGTTGGGTAGGCGGATTCCTCTCGCGTCAAGGTTACTACAGTGCTGCTCCCCAAAATGCCAGAAAGTTTATGAAGCCGGAAGAATGGGACTTTTGGTATGAAGGCAAACCTGCGGCGATTGACATTATCGATCCCTTTGGTAAAAAGATCGAGTCTAAAGGTGCGGTGCGCGATGGTGGTTCGTTTACAGAACGAATGGGTAATGTCGTCTGTTGGAACTCTTTCATGCAGCAGCAAGTATATCTCGTTTATAAGTGGACTGAGTTTATTGTGGCGTAA
- a CDS encoding four helix bundle protein yields MTPPFDICDRAFQFSIRVVKLCSFLHKISGVAREISKQLIRSGTSIGANVEESRAAQSPADFIHKLEIALKEARETRYWLKLIVATAIVPERRLLSLLSEINELMNIIAAIIIKSKQNRTKPF; encoded by the coding sequence ATGACACCGCCTTTTGATATTTGCGATCGCGCTTTTCAGTTTTCTATTCGCGTTGTTAAGCTGTGCAGTTTTTTGCATAAAATATCGGGGGTGGCAAGGGAAATATCAAAGCAGCTTATTCGGTCGGGAACTTCCATTGGGGCAAATGTTGAGGAATCTAGAGCAGCACAAAGTCCTGCTGATTTTATCCACAAACTAGAAATTGCCTTAAAAGAAGCTAGGGAAACTAGATACTGGCTCAAACTAATCGTTGCTACTGCCATTGTTCCCGAAAGAAGATTGCTGTCTCTACTAAGTGAGATAAATGAGCTAATGAACATTATTGCTGCCATCATTATTAAGTCTAAGCAGAATAGAACAAAGCCGTTTTGA
- a CDS encoding ABC transporter ATP-binding protein — MTTTGVRQEFLQTSSATQQALADAAAGVSLRSVTKKYGSFTAVENLTLDIPAGNYCCLLGPSGCGKTTALRTIAGHEEVTSGDILIGDRRVNDIPAAKRNTSMMFQSYALFPHKSIWENVEFGLKMRKLPEQERRTRVGEMLEMVGLSHVAERKPNMLSGGQQQRIALARALATRPQVLMLDEPLSALDENLRVKMRTELRRIQKQFGMTFIQVTHHVEEAFSLSDMVVVMTHGRIDQVATPSELFNTPASQFVAKFMGDNNIFTGKVVNSVADTSLDLIQLGVEGIGTLFCRGYAAPVGSIAACSIRPDLMQIEPYLPTVPIQSSLTANQITARIVAVEMTGFVTRVSLMAEATGQEILYKARTTDWDANALTEGQLVVLSWSKDNCVFLAA; from the coding sequence ATGACAACAACTGGAGTTAGACAAGAATTCCTCCAAACGAGTTCAGCAACGCAACAAGCCTTAGCTGATGCGGCGGCTGGCGTATCGTTGCGATCGGTGACGAAGAAATACGGCTCGTTTACAGCAGTTGAAAATTTGACCTTAGATATTCCCGCCGGAAACTACTGCTGTTTATTAGGTCCGAGTGGATGCGGCAAAACAACAGCACTGAGAACGATCGCGGGACATGAAGAAGTCACTAGCGGAGATATTTTAATTGGCGATCGCCGCGTCAATGACATTCCAGCAGCGAAACGCAATACTTCGATGATGTTCCAAAGCTATGCCTTGTTTCCACATAAAAGCATTTGGGAAAACGTCGAGTTTGGCTTGAAAATGCGTAAACTCCCAGAACAAGAACGCCGTACCAGAGTGGGAGAAATGCTAGAAATGGTAGGTTTGAGCCATGTTGCCGAGCGCAAACCGAATATGCTCAGCGGCGGACAACAGCAGCGGATCGCCTTAGCGAGAGCCTTAGCCACCCGTCCCCAGGTGTTGATGTTGGACGAACCTTTAAGCGCCTTGGATGAAAACTTAAGAGTTAAGATGCGGACGGAGTTGCGCCGAATTCAGAAACAATTTGGCATGACCTTCATTCAGGTGACTCACCACGTTGAAGAAGCTTTTTCTCTTTCAGATATGGTGGTGGTGATGACCCACGGACGGATCGATCAAGTTGCTACACCTTCAGAACTTTTCAACACTCCTGCTTCCCAGTTTGTAGCCAAATTTATGGGAGACAACAATATCTTTACAGGTAAAGTTGTCAACAGCGTTGCCGATACGAGTTTGGATTTAATTCAACTGGGAGTAGAAGGCATTGGCACTTTATTTTGTCGCGGCTACGCTGCACCAGTAGGATCTATAGCAGCGTGTTCGATCCGTCCCGATTTAATGCAGATCGAGCCTTATTTGCCTACTGTTCCTATTCAGTCTTCTCTGACTGCCAATCAAATTACTGCTCGGATTGTTGCTGTAGAAATGACGGGTTTTGTGACGCGAGTTTCCTTGATGGCAGAAGCCACAGGGCAAGAAATATTATACAAAGCCCGTACAACTGATTGGGATGCAAATGCACTTACAGAAGGACAATTAGTCGTACTTAGTTGGTCGAAAGATAACTGCGTTTTCTTAGCCGCATAA
- a CDS encoding GntR family transcriptional regulator: MLRSPALSLSPQSLQRQRSLQEQAYQALRNAILSGELAPGERLVETKLANKLQVSRTPIREAIRLLQHENLATSDLDGVLRVATISIVDAMQLYDCRIALEELSVRGACHHATEMQLQELESMVEQAEKIVNSKPTQLTSFRLLDIDYRFHRLLAQSSGNPWLVSLLDRVFDQMQLLRIQTTKHNPNVLEIRTEHRQIYQPIQQRDEKAAVEAMVAHLRASKARVVQEVEQLQQTKVSSE; this comes from the coding sequence ATGCTAAGGAGTCCCGCTTTGTCCCTGTCTCCTCAGTCGCTCCAGCGACAGCGATCGCTACAAGAACAAGCATATCAGGCGTTGCGGAATGCCATACTCTCAGGGGAACTAGCACCAGGAGAGCGACTAGTAGAAACCAAATTAGCGAACAAGCTTCAGGTAAGTCGAACGCCGATTAGAGAAGCAATTCGCTTACTTCAGCATGAAAATCTAGCTACAAGCGACCTAGATGGAGTCTTGCGGGTTGCGACGATATCAATTGTGGATGCAATGCAATTGTACGATTGTCGAATTGCTTTGGAGGAATTATCTGTCCGGGGAGCCTGTCATCATGCGACAGAAATGCAACTGCAAGAACTTGAAAGCATGGTTGAGCAAGCAGAAAAGATAGTAAATAGTAAACCTACACAACTGACTAGCTTTCGCTTGTTAGATATTGACTACCGCTTTCATCGGTTATTAGCGCAGAGTTCCGGCAATCCCTGGCTGGTCTCCCTGTTAGATCGAGTCTTCGATCAAATGCAACTGTTAAGGATTCAGACAACCAAACACAATCCCAATGTATTAGAAATTCGTACAGAACATCGACAAATTTATCAACCCATACAGCAGCGAGATGAAAAAGCGGCAGTCGAGGCAATGGTTGCCCACTTAAGAGCAAGTAAAGCGCGAGTCGTACAAGAAGTCGAGCAATTACAGCAAACGAAAGTGAGTAGTGAGTAG
- a CDS encoding allophanate hydrolase-related protein has product MKTTSENRKVFICGSALRGQPDHQNLQSAKFVKTAATQPRYRLHAAGDGWHPAIYEVAEGGISIPGEVYEMTKEQFEYLSANEPPNMYASDIVLEDGEVLTAFLYPKELIEKYNWTDISHLGGWAAYKASSSES; this is encoded by the coding sequence ATGAAAACAACCTCAGAAAACAGAAAAGTTTTTATTTGTGGTTCGGCATTGCGCGGACAACCAGATCATCAAAATCTTCAGTCAGCAAAGTTTGTCAAAACAGCAGCAACTCAACCCCGCTATCGCCTTCACGCTGCTGGTGACGGTTGGCATCCGGCGATTTATGAAGTCGCAGAAGGTGGAATTTCTATTCCTGGGGAAGTCTATGAAATGACGAAAGAGCAGTTTGAATATTTGTCGGCAAACGAGCCACCAAATATGTATGCAAGCGATATTGTTCTAGAGGATGGAGAAGTCTTGACAGCATTTCTTTATCCGAAAGAATTAATTGAAAAATACAATTGGACTGATATTTCGCATCTTGGTGGGTGGGCTGCTTACAAAGCCAGTTCGAGCGAAAGTTAA